A portion of the Algisphaera agarilytica genome contains these proteins:
- the hflX gene encoding GTPase HflX translates to MESGQREKLAVASERAILVACLLPDTEVNPHDPLDELRSLAATAGAVVVDEVLQKRQKPSAKSFLGKGKVQELAERVKLHQAQVIILENDLSPSQIGNIEKVCEVKVLDRSELILDIFAARAQTHEARLQVELAQLEYTYPRLRAMWTHLERIVGGAPAGIGTRGPGEQQLEIDRRIVQRKKSILKKEIESLQARKTREVEARNTDHFTVGLVGYTNAGKSTLFNTVTDGEAYAADQLFATLSTRTREWKLGNGDTVMLSDTVGFVRNLPHHLVASFKATLEEAVHSQLLLVVLDVSDPHCQRQLRTVNEVLDSIGATEQPRLLVLNKIDKVDHNVDLLLLQKEYPDAIPLSAATGRHIDQLVEAVRGHLHGGTVTLTLNLAQADGKALTFLENRATVLERDYQNDRVHMTVKIGHRQLDQLKAMGTSAILPDEHAQTSGSGWGR, encoded by the coding sequence ATGGAATCCGGTCAACGCGAAAAACTCGCCGTCGCCTCCGAACGGGCGATCCTGGTGGCCTGCCTGCTGCCCGACACCGAGGTCAACCCCCACGACCCGCTGGACGAGCTGCGCTCCCTCGCGGCAACGGCGGGCGCGGTCGTCGTCGACGAGGTGCTCCAGAAACGCCAGAAGCCCTCGGCCAAGTCGTTCCTGGGTAAGGGCAAGGTTCAGGAACTGGCCGAGCGGGTCAAGCTCCACCAGGCCCAGGTGATCATCCTCGAGAACGACCTGTCCCCTTCGCAGATCGGCAACATCGAGAAGGTGTGCGAGGTCAAGGTCCTCGACCGTTCGGAGCTGATCCTCGACATTTTTGCTGCCCGGGCCCAGACCCACGAGGCCCGTCTGCAGGTCGAACTCGCCCAGCTTGAATACACCTACCCCCGCCTCCGCGCGATGTGGACCCACCTCGAGCGGATCGTCGGCGGCGCTCCGGCCGGCATCGGCACCCGCGGCCCGGGTGAACAACAGCTGGAGATCGACCGCCGAATCGTGCAACGCAAGAAGTCGATCCTCAAGAAAGAGATCGAGTCGCTCCAGGCCCGCAAGACCCGCGAGGTCGAGGCCCGCAACACCGACCACTTCACCGTCGGGCTCGTCGGCTACACCAACGCGGGCAAGTCCACGCTGTTCAACACAGTCACGGATGGCGAGGCCTACGCCGCTGACCAATTGTTCGCCACGCTCAGCACCCGCACCCGCGAGTGGAAACTGGGCAACGGCGACACGGTCATGCTGTCCGACACCGTCGGCTTCGTCCGGAACTTGCCCCACCACCTCGTCGCGTCGTTCAAAGCCACACTCGAAGAGGCGGTGCACAGCCAACTCCTGCTCGTCGTCCTAGACGTCTCCGACCCGCATTGCCAACGCCAGCTCCGCACCGTCAACGAAGTGCTCGACAGCATCGGCGCAACCGAGCAGCCGCGGCTTCTGGTGCTCAACAAGATCGACAAGGTCGATCACAATGTTGACCTGTTGCTTCTGCAGAAGGAATACCCGGACGCGATCCCGCTCTCCGCGGCGACCGGGCGACACATCGATCAGCTCGTCGAAGCGGTCCGCGGCCACCTGCACGGCGGCACGGTGACGCTCACCCTCAACCTCGCCCAGGCGGATGGCAAGGCGCTGACCTTCCTCGAAAACCGCGCCACCGTCCTCGAACGCGACTACCAGAACGACCGCGTCCACATGACCGTGAAGATCGGCCACCGCCAACTCGATCAACTCAAAGCGATGGGTACCAGCGCGATCCTCCCAGATGAACACGCCCAAACCTCCGGCAGCGGCTGGGGGCGGTAA
- a CDS encoding aldo/keto reductase: MQYRRFGRTELQMPVISTGGMRYQDGWKDKPLSEVDPEVHKNMEATIARSIEVGINHIETARGYGCSERQLGVILPKFPREELIVQTKVGPNADSDQFRADVLDSLERLQLDYVDLLGIHGLNNTETTHWAVREGGCLAVAKELQKQGKVRHIGFSTHGGCDEIIEAIRGGDAHGGFDYMNVHYYYIYQRNWRAIQEAHQRDMGVFIISPSDKGGKLYAPSDKFAALCDPLHPIEFNDLWCLRHPEIHTLSLGAAKPSDYDLHLSAIEKIDQTDELVPPIEAKLEAAMRDIAGVNHPEAMSWTGVPEHHDAPGGHNLPIILWLYNLARGWDMDEYARGRMNLMGNAKHWFPGQKVAELADISDAQLREAVQASPFAEQIPELLRAGVERLGGEEVKRQSAGG; encoded by the coding sequence ATGCAGTACCGACGATTTGGCCGAACCGAACTCCAGATGCCCGTGATCTCCACCGGCGGCATGCGCTACCAGGATGGCTGGAAAGACAAGCCGCTCTCCGAGGTTGACCCCGAGGTCCACAAGAACATGGAGGCCACGATCGCCCGGTCGATCGAGGTCGGCATCAACCACATCGAGACCGCCCGCGGCTACGGCTGTAGCGAACGCCAGCTCGGCGTGATCCTGCCCAAGTTCCCGCGTGAAGAACTCATCGTGCAGACCAAGGTCGGCCCCAACGCCGACTCGGATCAGTTCCGCGCCGATGTGCTCGACTCGCTCGAACGTTTGCAACTCGACTATGTCGACCTGCTCGGCATCCACGGCCTGAACAACACCGAAACCACCCATTGGGCGGTGCGCGAAGGCGGCTGCCTCGCCGTGGCCAAGGAACTGCAGAAGCAGGGCAAGGTCCGCCACATCGGCTTCTCGACCCACGGCGGGTGCGACGAGATCATCGAAGCCATCCGCGGCGGCGACGCCCACGGCGGGTTCGACTACATGAACGTCCACTACTACTACATCTACCAACGCAACTGGCGGGCGATCCAGGAAGCCCACCAGCGCGACATGGGTGTGTTCATCATCAGCCCCAGCGACAAGGGCGGCAAGCTCTACGCCCCGTCCGACAAGTTCGCCGCGTTGTGCGATCCGCTGCACCCGATCGAGTTCAACGACCTGTGGTGTCTGCGCCACCCCGAGATCCACACGCTGAGCCTCGGCGCGGCCAAACCCAGCGACTACGACCTGCACCTCAGCGCAATCGAGAAGATCGATCAGACCGATGAGCTGGTTCCGCCGATCGAAGCGAAACTCGAAGCCGCGATGCGCGACATCGCCGGCGTGAACCACCCCGAGGCGATGAGCTGGACCGGCGTGCCCGAGCACCACGACGCTCCCGGCGGCCACAACCTGCCGATCATCCTCTGGCTGTACAACCTCGCCCGGGGTTGGGACATGGACGAGTACGCCCGTGGCCGGATGAACCTCATGGGCAACGCCAAGCACTGGTTCCCCGGCCAGAAGGTCGCGGAGCTGGCGGACATCAGCGATGCGCAGCTGCGCGAAGCGGTGCAGGCTTCGCCGTTTGCCGAGCAGATTCCCGAATTGTTGCGAGCGGGGGTGGAACGTTTGGGGGGTGAGGAAGTGAAACGGCAGAGCGCGGGTGGGTAA
- a CDS encoding DegT/DnrJ/EryC1/StrS family aminotransferase yields the protein MPVPLTDLTRQHQAMMPQLREAFIEVAASGQLILGPYVREFEKEIAGYCGVKHAIGVSSGNDAIILALLALGIGEGDEVITTPLAYLHIAESIARVGATPVFADIDPRTYNLDVDHLPGRITAKTKAILPTHLFGLPAEMDAINSLAAEHGLKVIEDTDMAIGAKYNGKPVGGIGDVATMSFYPTKNLAALGDAGAVLTNDDDLAARLKTLRVHGIEPGFVVSQLGGAFRLDGLQAKLLSVKLPHLEEWTAKRREMAKRYHKLLEPLALTTPFEAESREHVFNQYVIRVRGEGREPLRMHLDAMGIGNRVYYPKPVHRLACFADLDYGPGSLPIAEKASQELLALPMFPEMTREEQDEVVGAVRDFFAGD from the coding sequence ATGCCCGTTCCCCTGACCGACCTGACCCGTCAGCACCAGGCCATGATGCCTCAACTGCGTGAGGCGTTTATCGAAGTCGCCGCGTCGGGTCAGTTGATCCTCGGGCCGTACGTCCGTGAGTTTGAAAAAGAGATCGCCGGGTACTGCGGCGTGAAGCACGCCATCGGCGTCAGCAGCGGCAACGACGCGATCATCCTCGCGTTGCTCGCCCTGGGCATCGGCGAAGGCGACGAAGTCATCACCACCCCGCTGGCCTACCTGCACATCGCCGAGTCGATCGCCCGGGTCGGCGCGACGCCGGTCTTCGCCGACATCGACCCCCGCACCTACAACCTCGACGTCGACCACCTGCCGGGGCGGATCACCGCCAAGACCAAGGCCATCCTGCCCACCCACCTCTTCGGCCTGCCCGCCGAGATGGACGCGATCAACAGCCTCGCCGCCGAGCACGGCCTCAAGGTCATCGAAGACACCGACATGGCCATCGGCGCCAAGTACAACGGCAAGCCAGTCGGCGGCATCGGCGATGTCGCCACCATGAGCTTCTACCCCACCAAGAACCTCGCCGCCCTCGGCGACGCCGGGGCCGTGCTCACCAACGACGACGACCTGGCCGCACGGCTCAAGACCCTGCGCGTCCACGGCATCGAGCCGGGCTTTGTCGTCTCGCAGCTCGGCGGCGCGTTCCGTCTCGACGGCCTGCAGGCCAAGCTGCTGTCGGTGAAGCTGCCCCACCTCGAAGAGTGGACCGCCAAGCGTCGCGAGATGGCCAAGCGTTACCACAAGCTGCTCGAGCCGCTGGCGTTGACCACGCCGTTCGAGGCCGAGTCGCGGGAGCACGTGTTCAACCAATACGTCATCCGCGTCCGGGGCGAGGGCCGCGAGCCGCTGCGGATGCACCTGGACGCAATGGGGATCGGCAACCGGGTCTATTACCCCAAGCCGGTGCACCGTTTGGCGTGTTTCGCCGACCTGGACTACGGCCCCGGCAGCCTGCCGATCGCCGAGAAAGCTTCACAAGAACTGCTCGCCCTGCCGATGTTCCCTGAGATGACCCGTGAAGAACAGGACGAGGTCGTCGGCGCGGTGCGGGACTTCTTCGCCGGCGACTGA
- a CDS encoding cofactor-independent phosphoglycerate mutase: MKYVLIIPDGAADERLAELGDQTPFEAADTPNLNKLAMSGRQGTAVTTPEGMPCGSDVCTMSLLGYDPRKYHKGRAPLEAAALGIEMGESDWIFRVNLVTVIDGKMQDHSAGHISSTESKRLLTEFAPRLDLDGVALYPGVSYRNIMIDRSGQRDWGELETTPPHDVPGEPIRKHLPVGGEHAKLLQQLIAESEVFLAEHEINLTRAEMGELPATHFWPWGQGQRPTMPSFESRFGLKGAMITAVDLLAGISAFIDWDRLDVPGQTSYHDNDYAATGEYAIKALDDYDIVCAHVEAPDEAGHAADPATKVASVASIDEHVIGPIHQALEAREAETGEPWRILLLPDHYTLVNTRKHDPTPVPFLMAGHKVHSVLQRTFSEENAGASDLHIDHGHELMEYFLKSGLG, from the coding sequence ATGAAATACGTCCTCATCATCCCCGACGGTGCCGCCGACGAACGCCTCGCTGAACTGGGCGACCAGACGCCCTTCGAAGCCGCCGACACGCCCAACCTCAACAAGCTCGCGATGAGCGGCCGGCAGGGCACCGCGGTGACCACGCCCGAGGGGATGCCCTGCGGCAGCGATGTCTGCACCATGTCGCTGCTGGGCTACGACCCCCGCAAGTACCACAAAGGCCGGGCCCCCCTCGAAGCCGCGGCGCTGGGCATCGAGATGGGCGAATCGGATTGGATCTTCCGCGTGAACCTGGTCACGGTGATCGACGGCAAGATGCAAGATCACTCGGCGGGTCACATCTCCTCGACCGAGAGCAAGCGGCTGCTGACCGAGTTCGCCCCGCGCCTAGACCTCGACGGCGTGGCGCTCTACCCCGGCGTGAGCTACCGCAACATCATGATCGACCGCTCGGGCCAGCGCGATTGGGGCGAGCTCGAAACGACCCCGCCGCACGACGTGCCCGGCGAGCCGATCCGCAAGCACCTGCCCGTTGGCGGGGAACACGCCAAGCTGCTGCAACAACTCATCGCCGAGAGTGAGGTCTTCCTCGCCGAACACGAGATCAACCTGACCCGCGCCGAGATGGGCGAACTCCCCGCGACGCACTTCTGGCCGTGGGGCCAGGGCCAGCGGCCGACGATGCCGTCGTTCGAGTCGCGCTTCGGCTTGAAGGGCGCGATGATCACGGCCGTCGACCTGCTCGCGGGCATCAGCGCCTTTATCGACTGGGACCGCCTCGACGTGCCGGGCCAAACCTCGTACCACGACAACGACTACGCCGCGACCGGCGAATACGCGATCAAAGCGCTCGACGACTACGACATCGTCTGCGCCCACGTCGAAGCCCCCGACGAGGCGGGCCACGCCGCCGACCCCGCAACCAAGGTCGCCTCCGTCGCGTCGATCGACGAACACGTCATCGGCCCCATCCACCAAGCCCTCGAAGCCCGCGAAGCCGAGACCGGCGAGCCGTGGCGCATCCTCCTGCTGCCCGACCACTACACCCTGGTCAACACCCGCAAGCACGACCCCACACCCGTGCCCTTCCTCATGGCCGGCCACAAAGTCCACAGCGTCCTGCAACGCACCTTCAGCGAAGAAAACGCCGGCGCCAGCGACCTCCACATCGACCACGGCCACGAATTGATGGAGTATTTCCTGAAGAGTGGGTTGGGTTGA
- a CDS encoding ABC transporter ATP-binding protein, with amino-acid sequence MDNDCAESQAAMSEAEPIIRMRGVHKRFGPLTVLNGLDLDFRPHETTVLLGPSGTGKSVTLKHIVGLLQPDAGEVYFHDQRVDQLKERELVPLRKRIGFLFQMGAMFDSMTVGENVEFPLVEHTNLNRRQRADKVDRLLKMVGLGKTQDKMPNDMSGGQRKRAALARAIALEPEVMLYDEPTTGLDPIRSDVINELILALTKQLGMTSIVVTHDMNSANKIADRMVLLYDGQVAADSDPCTFRNSKSELVQRFIRGQADQQDIELIRMGFEEGQAPNIESAGEAINTPAPRRRKTDRDEPSASPQTQAPPPPVADLQAEPTGPDPTELDSEDTDDDTPSVFHED; translated from the coding sequence ATGGATAACGACTGCGCCGAGTCGCAGGCGGCCATGTCCGAGGCCGAGCCCATCATCCGCATGCGTGGCGTCCACAAACGCTTCGGCCCGCTGACCGTGCTCAACGGCCTGGACCTCGACTTCCGCCCCCACGAAACCACCGTCCTGCTCGGGCCCTCGGGCACCGGCAAGAGCGTGACCCTCAAGCACATCGTCGGCCTGCTCCAGCCCGACGCCGGCGAGGTCTACTTCCACGACCAACGCGTCGACCAACTCAAAGAACGTGAGCTCGTGCCGCTGCGCAAACGCATCGGCTTCCTCTTCCAGATGGGCGCGATGTTCGACTCGATGACCGTCGGCGAGAACGTCGAGTTCCCCCTGGTCGAACACACCAACCTCAACCGACGCCAGCGGGCCGACAAAGTCGACCGCCTGCTCAAGATGGTCGGCCTGGGCAAGACCCAGGACAAGATGCCCAACGACATGTCCGGCGGGCAACGCAAACGCGCCGCCCTCGCCCGGGCCATCGCCCTTGAGCCGGAGGTCATGCTCTACGACGAGCCCACCACCGGCCTCGACCCCATCCGCTCGGACGTCATCAACGAGCTCATCCTCGCGCTCACCAAACAGCTCGGCATGACCAGCATCGTCGTGACCCACGACATGAACTCGGCCAACAAGATCGCCGACCGCATGGTCCTGCTCTACGACGGCCAGGTCGCCGCCGACTCCGACCCCTGCACCTTCCGCAACAGCAAGAGCGAGCTGGTGCAGCGGTTCATTCGTGGCCAGGCCGACCAGCAAGACATCGAACTGATCCGCATGGGCTTCGAAGAAGGCCAAGCCCCGAACATCGAATCGGCCGGCGAGGCGATCAACACGCCCGCCCCCCGCCGACGCAAGACCGACCGTGACGAACCCTCAGCCAGCCCGCAAACCCAAGCGCCGCCCCCGCCCGTCGCCGATTTGCAGGCCGAGCCGACCGGACCCGACCCTACCGAACTGGACAGCGAAGACACCGACGACGACACCCCGTCGGTCTTCCACGAGGACTAA
- a CDS encoding zinc-ribbon domain-containing protein: MSDERFDCPNCGKAYRWQTKIAGKKVKCACGQKFRVPMMPGGDAEPEGPLVGAGDSPVIEVVESSPTEKPKPQAPEPNPYELDLPGDEPHGETAPISARSSEGAAAKGGKCPSCNTQLRPGAVICMNCGFNLAEGAKVQTVVESAPAEDQTPAAGRGSDATVGGVAAAVGEERVIARTRLQEDLAADMEKRHHFQEKTLPLIFLGIGAVLLLLNAFVLTPMLGDVLSLPMSVGESVGALIVYVILFAIQLPCLFIGILVISKLFGSAFGELFSALKKLAALALLAGQFDVMVDLGFDIMLGGLGFLAFWLKMALSFGVFWGLSKQMFDELEPTETIVLWIAMLFLPGFILLGVLFLLGASL, from the coding sequence ATGAGTGACGAGAGGTTTGATTGCCCCAATTGCGGGAAGGCCTACCGCTGGCAGACCAAGATCGCCGGCAAGAAGGTGAAGTGTGCCTGCGGCCAGAAGTTCCGTGTACCCATGATGCCGGGCGGCGATGCCGAGCCCGAGGGGCCGCTGGTGGGCGCGGGGGATTCCCCTGTCATCGAAGTGGTCGAATCCAGTCCCACCGAAAAGCCCAAGCCCCAGGCCCCCGAGCCCAACCCGTACGAACTCGACCTGCCTGGCGACGAGCCCCACGGCGAGACGGCACCGATCTCCGCGCGTTCGTCGGAGGGCGCGGCGGCCAAGGGCGGCAAGTGCCCGTCGTGTAACACGCAGCTGCGTCCCGGCGCGGTGATCTGCATGAACTGCGGCTTCAACCTGGCCGAGGGCGCGAAGGTGCAGACGGTGGTGGAGTCTGCTCCCGCCGAAGACCAAACCCCCGCCGCGGGCCGGGGCAGCGACGCAACGGTGGGTGGTGTCGCCGCGGCGGTCGGCGAAGAACGCGTGATCGCACGCACACGGTTGCAGGAAGACCTCGCGGCCGACATGGAGAAGCGTCACCACTTCCAGGAGAAGACCCTGCCGCTGATCTTCCTGGGCATCGGGGCGGTGTTGTTGTTGCTCAACGCATTTGTGCTGACGCCGATGCTTGGGGATGTGCTGAGTTTGCCCATGAGCGTGGGGGAATCGGTCGGGGCATTGATCGTTTATGTGATCTTGTTCGCGATCCAGCTGCCGTGTCTGTTCATCGGCATCCTCGTGATCTCCAAGCTCTTTGGCTCGGCGTTCGGTGAGCTGTTTAGCGCCTTGAAGAAACTCGCGGCCCTCGCGCTGCTGGCCGGGCAGTTCGATGTCATGGTCGATCTGGGCTTCGACATCATGCTCGGCGGACTGGGGTTCCTGGCCTTCTGGCTGAAGATGGCCTTGTCCTTCGGCGTGTTCTGGGGGTTGTCCAAGCAGATGTTCGATGAACTCGAACCCACCGAAACGATCGTCCTGTGGATCGCGATGCTGTTCCTGCCAGGCTTCATCCTGCTTGGCGTGCTGTTCCTGCTTGGGGCGTCGCTGTAG
- the rpmB gene encoding 50S ribosomal protein L28, whose amino-acid sequence MPRVCEFTGRRTGTGFTYTLRGKKKYLGGVGTKITGKTKRKFKPNLQNVNCVMEDGSVRKVKASAKAIRMGLVVKPLKRKYAYKPEEAAAE is encoded by the coding sequence ATGCCACGAGTTTGCGAATTTACCGGCCGTCGGACTGGAACCGGCTTCACCTACACCCTCCGCGGTAAGAAAAAATACCTCGGCGGCGTCGGTACCAAGATCACCGGCAAGACCAAGCGCAAGTTCAAGCCCAACCTCCAGAACGTCAACTGCGTGATGGAAGACGGCAGCGTCCGCAAGGTCAAGGCCTCGGCCAAGGCCATCCGCATGGGTCTCGTGGTCAAGCCGCTGAAGCGGAAATACGCCTACAAGCCTGAAGAAGCCGCCGCGGAGTAA
- a CDS encoding MlaD family protein: protein MNERNRNIIVGLTTAVALIGLMFLLLVFGYVPSLMKGGYIVNIELDDALGLNPGSRVELSGIDIGAVETVDFKQPLGTGVTVAVRITEDDTLVPVSARAIIEKPLLGGSPTIRFVTNSQNGTPKAFLKKDGSAVVPGSLGALAGIFGELTRVADSFDRLSAEWRNVGEKLNGLLDPQDLAAVEAGEAPGNVTTVIARVDKRLAEFREVLAGIDSLVNDPQLRDDVTATASNARQASEDIAGAMASLEKRYVALADDVSGMIEQVNKLVETANSEEGSFGKVMQDPALYNSLEDAAKRIGTAADELKLLIEKWKAEGVPVSL from the coding sequence ATGAACGAACGCAACCGCAACATCATCGTCGGCCTCACCACCGCCGTCGCCCTCATCGGCCTGATGTTCCTGCTGCTGGTCTTCGGCTACGTCCCCTCCCTCATGAAGGGCGGATACATCGTCAACATCGAACTCGACGACGCCCTGGGCCTCAACCCCGGCAGCCGCGTCGAGCTCTCGGGCATCGACATCGGTGCCGTCGAAACCGTCGACTTCAAACAGCCCCTGGGCACCGGCGTCACCGTCGCGGTCCGCATCACCGAAGACGACACGCTCGTCCCCGTCTCCGCCCGGGCCATCATCGAAAAACCCCTCCTCGGCGGCAGCCCCACCATCCGCTTCGTCACCAACTCGCAGAACGGCACGCCCAAGGCCTTCCTCAAGAAAGACGGCAGCGCCGTGGTCCCCGGCAGCCTCGGTGCATTGGCGGGCATCTTCGGCGAACTCACCCGCGTGGCCGACAGCTTCGACCGGCTGAGTGCCGAGTGGCGCAACGTCGGCGAAAAACTCAACGGCCTGCTCGACCCGCAAGACCTCGCCGCCGTGGAAGCGGGCGAAGCCCCGGGCAACGTCACGACAGTCATCGCCCGGGTCGACAAACGCCTGGCCGAGTTCCGCGAAGTCCTCGCGGGGATCGATTCGCTGGTCAACGACCCGCAGCTCCGCGACGACGTGACCGCGACCGCCAGCAACGCCCGCCAGGCCAGCGAAGATATCGCCGGAGCGATGGCCAGTCTTGAAAAGCGCTACGTCGCTTTGGCCGACGACGTCTCGGGCATGATCGAGCAGGTCAACAAGCTGGTCGAAACCGCGAACTCTGAAGAAGGTTCGTTCGGCAAGGTGATGCAGGACCCCGCCCTCTACAACAGCCTCGAAGACGCCGCCAAACGCATCGGCACCGCCGCGGACGAGCTCAAGCTGTTGATCGAGAAGTGGAAGGCGGAGGGGGTGCCGGTCAGTCTTTGA
- a CDS encoding zinc-binding dehydrogenase, producing the protein MQQVVVERFGGVEELQWREVPTPTPGAGQVLVRLTSIGMNHADLMGRRGEYKLSTGDPPYTPGLEGGGVIEAVGEGGDASRVGQRVCLAPDAVRLSKGRPGTYSSHYVCDDDEALAAPDELPDDQLGAVWLPYLTAWGALVWKAKITPGQTVVCPAASSSTALAAAQIARHHGCTTLGLTTSPDKVASLESAYDHVVVTHEHQDGERVMRPWHRDMKQLTDSRGVDVFFDPVAAGAYLNTEIRCLAQHGCVVVYGLLGSPGTVDVTPLIRKHASIVSYVNDEVFSAGRDEMMRGVEHLFEGFASGAYRQTLAARFALADVREANEAMQRGAHVGKMVLIP; encoded by the coding sequence ATGCAGCAGGTGGTAGTCGAACGGTTTGGCGGGGTGGAAGAATTGCAATGGCGTGAGGTGCCCACGCCGACGCCGGGCGCGGGGCAGGTGTTGGTGCGGCTGACCTCGATCGGGATGAACCACGCGGACCTGATGGGCCGTCGTGGTGAGTACAAGCTGTCGACCGGCGACCCGCCGTACACGCCCGGGCTCGAGGGCGGGGGTGTGATCGAAGCGGTGGGGGAGGGCGGCGATGCGTCGCGCGTCGGTCAGCGCGTGTGCCTTGCGCCGGATGCGGTACGTTTGTCGAAGGGCCGACCTGGGACGTACAGCAGCCACTACGTTTGCGACGACGACGAAGCGTTGGCTGCGCCGGACGAGTTGCCCGACGACCAACTCGGCGCGGTCTGGCTGCCGTACCTCACGGCGTGGGGCGCGTTGGTGTGGAAGGCGAAGATCACGCCCGGCCAGACCGTCGTCTGCCCTGCGGCCAGCAGCAGCACCGCGCTCGCCGCCGCGCAGATCGCTAGGCACCACGGCTGCACGACCCTCGGCCTGACCACCAGCCCCGACAAAGTCGCCTCGCTCGAATCGGCTTACGACCACGTCGTCGTCACCCACGAACACCAAGACGGCGAGCGGGTCATGCGCCCGTGGCACCGCGACATGAAACAGCTCACCGACAGCAGGGGCGTGGACGTGTTTTTCGACCCCGTCGCGGCGGGGGCGTACCTCAACACCGAGATCCGCTGCCTCGCTCAGCACGGCTGCGTCGTCGTGTACGGCCTGCTCGGCTCGCCCGGTACGGTGGACGTCACCCCGCTCATCCGCAAGCACGCCTCGATCGTGAGCTACGTCAACGATGAGGTGTTTTCGGCTGGCCGTGACGAGATGATGCGCGGCGTCGAGCACCTGTTCGAGGGGTTCGCCTCAGGGGCCTACCGCCAAACCTTGGCGGCACGTTTCGCCCTGGCCGACGTCCGCGAGGCCAACGAAGCCATGCAACGCGGAGCCCACGTGGGCAAGATGGTGCTGATCCCCTGA